The sequence below is a genomic window from Acidilobus saccharovorans 345-15.
AGGGCCGAGAGGGCGGCCAGGGGCGAGAAGGTCGAGAGGCCCTTAACGGAGGAGGAAATGATAGAACGGCTGTCAAAGACCCTCGCGCAGGGAGGCGCAGGGGCGAAGCCTTAGCGCTATATCCCTTCATGGTGGCATGGCTTAGGTTAAGCCCTGGAGGCCTTATTAAAGGGCTTTTATCCTGCGCCCCCACATACCTCTTGAGGCAAGAGGGTAGCCAAGCCACAGCCCTCTTAGAAGAGAAGAGGTGTGACGCGAGGTGTTGAAGTACCTCATAAGGGCGTCATTTGAAGTCGACGGAAGGGTGGAGAAGCACGACATAATAGGTGCGGTCTTCGGGCAGACGGAGGGGCTCCTGGGCTCTGAGTTCAACCTAGAGGAGCTCCAGAACAAGGATAAGATTGGCAGGGTTCACATAGACCTGAAGTACCAGGGCACCAAGACCGTGGGCGAGATACAGATACCCAGCAACCTGGACAGGGTTGAGACCGTCCTACTTGCTGCCATGATAGAGACCGTGGACAAGGTGGGCCCGTACACTGCAAGGATAACGGTGGAGTCCATAGAGGACCTGAGGGCGGAGAAGCTGAAGTGGATAGTGCAGAGGGCCAGGGAGCTGCTGCAGACGGTTAAGGAGCAGGAGCCGGACATAAAGGAGATCATAAGGGAGGTCACGCAGAGGATAGAGGCGCAGCCCAAGGTAATAGAGTACGGCGAGGACAAGCTCCCAGCTGGGCCGGACGTTGAGAAGTCAGACACCATAATAATAGTCGAGGGCAGGGCCGACGTAATAAACCTGGGCCGCTACGGCTACACCAACACCATAGCCATAGGGGGAGCCAAGGAGAGGGTGCCCAAGACCATAATTGACCTGGCCAAGGGCAAGAAGGTCATACTGTTCGTTGACGGCGACAGGGGCGGAGAGATGATAATGAGGACCGTGCTGAGCCAGATGCACGTCGACTACGTGGCCAGGGCCCCCAAGGGCATGGAGGTGGAGCAGCTGACAGGGAAGGAGGTCGCCAGGGCCCTGGCCCAGATGGTGCCAGCTGAAGAGATGATGAAGCAGCTCGGCATGGCTCCTGCCCAGCCGGCCCAGCAGGTCCAGCAGCCTCAGCCTCCCGCCGGGGCGGCGGCCCAGCAGGAGCAACAGGCGGTAGTCCAGCCCCCCGCGGCCCAGCCTCCTCAGCAGCCCCAGGCTGAGGCTCAGGCAGTGGCCCAAGAGGCTCAGCCTCAACAGGCTGAGGTGGCTCAGCAGCAGGCCGGCGTTACGTCACTGATAATGCCCAAACAGGTCCTAGACAACATGAAGGAGCTCAAGGGGACCCTGGAGGCGGTGGCCTACGACAGGTCGTGGAACGAGGTCGCCAGGCTCAAGGTTAAGGACCTGTTCAACTGGATGCAGCAGATAGAGCCCGGCAAGGTCTACGCGGTCGTCTTTGACGGGATAATAACGCAGAGGCTCATCGACGCCGCCTCCGAGAAGGGCGTGGCCCTGCTCATAGGGGCCAGGATAGGGAGCAAGGTGTCATCAAGGAAGGGCGACGTGGTCTTCATGACTTTCAGCGACATTGTGTGAGCCGGGGCCCCTCCCCTTTGTTTTTTGTTGCCTACTTCTTGTTTATGTAGTCGAAGAGCGAGGCCTGCCTGCCGCCCGCCTTGAGCTCCCTCTCGCTGATGCCAAAGAAGCTGAGTATCCTGAGGGCGGCCGGCACTATCTGCTTGTCTATGTAGTAGTTAACGTCTATGTCCTGCGGCTTCACCAGGAAGTAGGGCCTGGCCCTCCTGCTCAGCGGCCCGTCACCCTTAACAATGACGTAGCCTATCTTTGAGCCGACGTCTATCTTGAAGCCCAGCTTCTCCATCATCTTCGCCACGTACACGTGCGGCGCCTCGGCCTCGTACTTGTCAACGCTCTTGGTCAGGGTCTTCCATATTATGAGCTTCTCCACCTCCACCTTGCCGTTCCTGAGGTCATTTATGACCTGCCTCACGTAGTCCACGGCTTTCCTCACGTCGTCGCTCCTGAGCACTATCTCCGCCACCTTGGCCTGGGTGTCCTTGGCCAGGTCGCTCCAGTCGCCCCTGACGGCCTCAAAGCCCACTATGTCTATCTTGCCCTCCGGCGTGAGGCCCGCGTACCTCTTCTTGGCCTCAGTGAAGAAGACCCTGCTGTAAACCTTGTCTATCTTTATGTCAAACTCAAGGCCCTTGGTTATGCCCTCTATGACCTTCTCAACCTTCTCGGGGTCGTTCTCAACGAAGAGGCTGTCGGTGTCGCCGTAGTAGACCTTGAGCCCGAGGGACCTGGCCAGGGAGGCGGCCCTAGTGATGAGGTCCCTGCCCCACGCGGTTACAGACTCAGCGCACTGCCTGCAGTACCACCTGGCCCCGGCCCAGCCCATGTAGCCGTAGCTGGCGTTGGCGAGCACCTTTATGGCCCTCTGCCTCTCGTTGAGGAGCCTGTACTGCGGGCTCCCCTCGGGGTACTTCTTCATGGCCGCCTTGACCTCAGCCCTCCACTTCAGGAACCTCTCCAGGACCCTCTTGAA
It includes:
- the dnaG gene encoding DNA primase DnaG, which produces MLKYLIRASFEVDGRVEKHDIIGAVFGQTEGLLGSEFNLEELQNKDKIGRVHIDLKYQGTKTVGEIQIPSNLDRVETVLLAAMIETVDKVGPYTARITVESIEDLRAEKLKWIVQRARELLQTVKEQEPDIKEIIREVTQRIEAQPKVIEYGEDKLPAGPDVEKSDTIIIVEGRADVINLGRYGYTNTIAIGGAKERVPKTIIDLAKGKKVILFVDGDRGGEMIMRTVLSQMHVDYVARAPKGMEVEQLTGKEVARALAQMVPAEEMMKQLGMAPAQPAQQVQQPQPPAGAAAQQEQQAVVQPPAAQPPQQPQAEAQAVAQEAQPQQAEVAQQQAGVTSLIMPKQVLDNMKELKGTLEAVAYDRSWNEVARLKVKDLFNWMQQIEPGKVYAVVFDGIITQRLIDAASEKGVALLIGARIGSKVSSRKGDVVFMTFSDIV